One window of the Posidoniimonas polymericola genome contains the following:
- a CDS encoding glycosyl hydrolase 53 family protein, with product MHQLVSKTALAVGILLAPGLMEGARADSSGAGVPDDERPLIGADISWAPSQEERGTKFSDQGVEKDVLEILADHQFNWIRLRLFVDPTAENGYSKQGHCGLEQTLAMAKRVEAAGMKLLLDFHYSDTWADPGKQFTPAAWQGLSDDELADKVSEYTSVVLQRFQEAGVAPEMVQIGNEIHNGFLWPQGQIKNSPGAFGLLLRRASEAVRAADPNIKIMVHPALGGDNGRSVRFFDLVLSHDVEFDVIGQSYYPKHHGTLQQLEDNLTDLAQRYRKPIVVVEYQEHRREVNEIVRDLPDQLGWGTFIWEATSPQWGGLFDRGGATTDKIDIYPAFVAGEAPPATPEPQAAAIEITRDIAYRAGDSDAWRLDLAEPADRTEEPRPALVIVHGGGWRAGSKSVDVFQKMMTDYAKLGYVTINVEYRLLDEAPFPACIEDVKCAVRWLRAHAEEHHVDPNRIGAYGHSAGAHLALMLAMAPESARLEGDGGWDEYSSVVNAAAAGSPPTELGRDVPMAKPEWWPIGYLAADTPPLLLIQGSDDRIVRASLTDDFVEKMRAAGAEIEYLRIEGGRHGVAYGESLETTAPAIEQFFAKHLRPLAPKPTQSSATKKPAVVVIEQGGTGPYPAVATEDNALPGMTLFRPRDLSPFGADQKLPILLWGNGACANTTQEHKNFLNEIASHGYLVLAIGLLDQIEHRDESSRQRTSSDQLLKALDWILAENQATESEYYGRVDATQVAAMGMSCGGLQAIEISGDPRVSTTVVCNSGVLPDPSPMPAMPALTKDRLKDFHAPVLYLMGGPSDIAYNNAMDDFRRVEHVPIVMANLDVGHAGTYAKPHGGEFTGVARAWLDWQLKGDNEASQWFVGEQSKLSKSADWTIETKNFDD from the coding sequence ATGCACCAACTCGTAAGCAAGACGGCGTTGGCCGTTGGTATTCTCTTGGCCCCCGGGCTAATGGAGGGCGCGCGGGCAGATTCAAGCGGCGCCGGCGTCCCAGACGACGAGCGTCCGCTGATTGGGGCCGACATCTCCTGGGCGCCATCGCAGGAGGAACGGGGGACTAAGTTTTCCGACCAGGGTGTTGAGAAGGATGTCCTCGAGATCCTGGCCGACCACCAGTTCAACTGGATCCGCCTGCGGTTGTTTGTCGACCCCACGGCCGAGAACGGGTACTCCAAGCAAGGGCACTGCGGCCTCGAGCAGACCCTGGCGATGGCCAAACGCGTCGAGGCGGCGGGCATGAAGCTCCTGCTCGACTTCCACTACAGCGACACCTGGGCCGACCCCGGCAAGCAGTTCACGCCGGCCGCCTGGCAGGGGCTCAGCGACGACGAGCTCGCGGACAAGGTGTCCGAGTACACCAGCGTCGTCCTTCAGCGGTTCCAGGAAGCCGGCGTCGCGCCGGAGATGGTGCAGATCGGCAACGAGATCCACAACGGGTTCCTGTGGCCGCAGGGGCAGATCAAGAACTCGCCCGGCGCGTTTGGCCTGCTGCTCCGCCGCGCCAGCGAGGCGGTCCGGGCGGCCGATCCGAACATCAAGATCATGGTGCACCCCGCCCTGGGCGGCGACAACGGCCGCTCGGTCCGCTTCTTCGACCTCGTCCTCAGTCACGATGTCGAGTTCGACGTCATCGGCCAGTCGTACTACCCCAAACACCACGGGACGCTCCAGCAGCTTGAGGACAACCTGACCGACCTCGCCCAGCGGTACCGCAAGCCGATCGTCGTGGTCGAGTACCAGGAGCACCGCCGGGAGGTGAACGAGATCGTGCGGGACCTGCCCGACCAGCTGGGCTGGGGCACGTTCATCTGGGAGGCGACCTCGCCGCAGTGGGGTGGGCTGTTCGACCGCGGCGGCGCGACGACCGACAAGATCGACATCTACCCCGCGTTCGTCGCCGGCGAAGCGCCGCCCGCCACGCCCGAACCCCAGGCGGCCGCCATCGAGATCACCCGCGACATCGCCTACCGCGCGGGCGACAGCGACGCCTGGCGGCTCGATCTGGCCGAGCCCGCCGATCGGACCGAAGAGCCACGGCCCGCGCTGGTGATTGTGCACGGCGGCGGCTGGAGGGCGGGGTCGAAGTCGGTCGACGTGTTCCAAAAGATGATGACCGACTACGCCAAGCTCGGCTACGTCACGATCAACGTGGAGTACCGGTTGCTCGACGAGGCCCCGTTCCCCGCCTGCATCGAGGACGTGAAGTGCGCTGTCCGCTGGCTGCGGGCCCACGCCGAGGAGCACCACGTCGACCCGAATCGTATCGGCGCGTACGGCCACTCCGCGGGCGCGCACCTGGCCCTGATGCTGGCGATGGCGCCCGAGTCGGCCCGCCTGGAGGGCGATGGCGGCTGGGACGAGTACTCAAGCGTGGTCAACGCCGCGGCCGCCGGGTCGCCGCCTACCGAACTGGGCCGCGACGTCCCCATGGCGAAGCCCGAGTGGTGGCCGATCGGCTACCTCGCGGCCGACACCCCGCCGCTGCTGCTCATCCAGGGAAGCGACGACCGCATCGTGCGGGCCAGCCTCACCGACGACTTTGTCGAGAAGATGAGGGCCGCGGGAGCCGAGATCGAGTACCTCCGGATCGAAGGGGGCCGGCACGGCGTCGCGTACGGCGAGAGCCTCGAGACCACCGCCCCGGCGATCGAGCAGTTCTTCGCCAAGCACCTGCGCCCGCTGGCGCCGAAGCCGACGCAGTCCTCCGCAACGAAGAAGCCAGCGGTCGTGGTGATCGAGCAGGGCGGCACGGGCCCCTACCCTGCCGTGGCCACCGAGGACAACGCGCTGCCCGGCATGACGCTCTTCCGGCCCCGCGACCTGTCGCCGTTCGGCGCCGACCAGAAGCTGCCGATCCTGCTGTGGGGGAACGGCGCCTGCGCCAACACGACCCAGGAGCACAAGAACTTCCTCAACGAGATCGCCTCGCACGGCTACCTGGTTCTCGCCATCGGCCTGCTCGACCAGATCGAGCACCGAGACGAAAGCTCGCGGCAGCGGACCAGCTCGGACCAGCTGCTGAAGGCCCTCGACTGGATCCTGGCCGAGAATCAAGCAACCGAGAGCGAGTACTACGGCCGAGTCGACGCGACGCAGGTCGCGGCGATGGGCATGTCGTGCGGCGGCCTGCAGGCGATCGAGATCTCGGGCGACCCGCGGGTCTCGACCACGGTAGTCTGCAACAGCGGCGTGCTGCCCGATCCGTCCCCGATGCCGGCGATGCCGGCGCTCACCAAGGACCGGCTGAAGGACTTTCACGCGCCGGTGCTGTACCTGATGGGCGGCCCGTCCGACATCGCCTACAACAACGCGATGGACGACTTCCGCCGCGTGGAACACGTCCCGATCGTGATGGCCAACCTCGATGTCGGCCACGCCGGCACCTACGCCAAGCCCCACGGCGGCGAGTTCACCGGCGTCGCCCGCGCCTGGCTCGACTGGCAGCTCAAAGGCGACAACGAAGCCTCTCAGTGGTTTGTCGGCGAGCAGAGCAAACTCAGCAAGTCGGCCGACTGGACCATCGAGACCAAGAACTTCGACGACTAG
- a CDS encoding DegT/DnrJ/EryC1/StrS family aminotransferase yields MSVPMLDINRQNQPLMDEITAAITEVCKSGAFLKGPAVKQLEEDIAAYCGTEHAIGCASGTDALLVALMALDIGPGDEVILPSFTFFATAGSVWRVGATPVFADIVPGTYNLSPEDVERRITPHTKAIMPVHLFGQAADMTALNRIAKKHNLHVIEDAAQAIGATEGGQRVGALGTIGCFSFYPTKNLGGMGDGGIITTNDAELASKMRVLCDHGQEPRYYHHMVGLNSRLDTVQAAAIGVKFRCLDSYAEAREKHALRYNERFKKLGLCDVLGVPGVAQGRRSVWNQYTVRVEDGARDALQQYLAERQIGSAVYYPVPLHLQKCFAELGYKEGDLPHTEQAAREVLSLPVFPELTKAEQTEVIEAVTAFAAEARTNQKRDAA; encoded by the coding sequence ATGTCCGTTCCGATGCTCGATATTAACCGTCAGAACCAACCTCTGATGGATGAAATCACCGCCGCGATCACCGAGGTTTGCAAGTCCGGCGCCTTCCTGAAGGGCCCCGCCGTGAAGCAGCTGGAGGAGGACATCGCGGCCTACTGCGGGACCGAGCACGCCATTGGCTGCGCCTCCGGCACCGACGCCCTGCTGGTCGCGCTGATGGCTCTTGACATCGGCCCGGGCGACGAGGTGATCCTGCCGAGCTTCACGTTCTTCGCCACCGCCGGCAGCGTGTGGCGTGTCGGCGCGACGCCGGTGTTCGCGGACATCGTCCCCGGCACGTACAACCTGTCGCCCGAGGACGTCGAGCGCCGCATCACGCCGCACACCAAGGCGATCATGCCGGTGCACCTGTTCGGCCAGGCGGCCGACATGACCGCGCTCAACCGGATCGCCAAGAAGCACAACCTGCACGTCATCGAGGACGCGGCCCAGGCGATCGGCGCCACCGAGGGGGGCCAGCGGGTCGGCGCGTTGGGCACGATCGGCTGCTTCAGCTTCTACCCCACCAAGAACCTTGGCGGCATGGGCGACGGCGGCATCATCACCACCAACGACGCCGAGCTCGCCAGCAAGATGCGTGTGCTGTGCGACCACGGCCAGGAGCCCCGCTACTACCACCACATGGTCGGACTCAACAGCCGGCTCGACACCGTCCAGGCGGCCGCGATCGGCGTGAAGTTCCGCTGCCTCGACTCGTACGCCGAGGCCCGCGAGAAGCACGCCCTCCGCTACAACGAACGCTTCAAGAAGCTCGGCCTGTGCGACGTCCTCGGCGTGCCCGGCGTGGCCCAGGGCCGCCGCAGCGTCTGGAACCAGTACACGGTGCGTGTCGAGGACGGCGCCCGCGACGCGCTGCAGCAGTACCTGGCGGAACGCCAGATCGGCTCGGCGGTCTACTACCCGGTTCCGCTGCACCTGCAGAAGTGCTTCGCCGAACTCGGCTACAAGGAAGGCGACCTGCCGCACACCGAGCAGGCCGCTCGCGAGGTGCTCTCGCTGCCGGTCTTCCCCGAGCTGACCAAGGCCGAGCAGACCGAGGTGATCGAAGCGGTCACCGCGTTCGCAGCCGAGGCCCGCACCAACCAGAAACGCGACGCCGCCTAG
- a CDS encoding anti-sigma factor family protein — protein MSTPSPETDDPTRELLVAYLDGELSAEEAREVERRIGEDAELRREMQSLEKTWNALDDLPQETPSENFSRTTIEMVAVEAEREVAELTAAMPVVKRRRKWGATALAAAAVVAGFFVMRGVVTAPDRQLAHDLPVLWGIEPLTQNADAEFLTLLAARQPSLVDRHAGDEVEQSADAWTEMANETSPERRARVAALTGVAQDRLQTAERQFLAMSQSKQAQLRERYQTYAAAELPPDRLHRVAMAYADWASRQTPNTRLELRQLDDPAKRVDRIVELRRQEVNRSRRDLTAEDERTLRAAVAEVAERPELRQLLKDLQRSRDQRLDDWEKRAGNDSPVGWIRKWSERFDQVMASQPSLLVALVPQVAFNPGRGSNRPWPGIPQEHRAEARRVWEIIDGELTAGLSEPVQEGLADDSPERRAGKIRQWLLELATAEINPGSMEDFFASESLTDNERMELLALPRDQMDERLRRLYVERELGGVDPRTLEDMARMLGDRMLGDRMDRGGPPRDGPPRDGPQRDGPQRNDPQRYGMRNGGPRPDEANGRPPRGDR, from the coding sequence TTGTCCACTCCTTCCCCAGAAACCGACGACCCGACCCGCGAGCTGCTGGTCGCGTACCTCGACGGCGAGCTGTCGGCCGAGGAGGCGCGGGAGGTCGAGCGTCGCATCGGCGAGGACGCCGAGCTGCGGCGCGAGATGCAGTCGCTCGAGAAGACGTGGAACGCGCTAGACGACCTGCCGCAGGAGACCCCAAGCGAGAACTTTTCCCGCACAACGATCGAGATGGTCGCGGTCGAAGCAGAACGTGAGGTGGCCGAGCTCACCGCCGCCATGCCGGTGGTCAAGCGCCGCCGCAAGTGGGGCGCGACGGCCCTCGCCGCCGCGGCGGTGGTCGCCGGGTTCTTCGTGATGCGTGGCGTCGTGACCGCGCCGGATCGGCAGCTCGCCCACGACCTGCCCGTGCTGTGGGGCATCGAACCGCTGACGCAGAACGCCGACGCCGAGTTCCTGACGCTGCTGGCCGCCCGCCAGCCGAGCCTGGTCGACCGCCACGCGGGCGACGAGGTCGAGCAGTCGGCCGACGCCTGGACCGAGATGGCAAACGAGACCTCGCCCGAGCGCCGCGCGCGGGTCGCCGCCCTGACCGGCGTCGCGCAGGACCGCCTGCAGACCGCCGAGCGGCAGTTCCTCGCGATGTCCCAGAGCAAGCAGGCCCAGCTCCGCGAGCGCTACCAGACCTACGCCGCCGCCGAGCTGCCCCCCGATCGTTTGCACCGCGTCGCGATGGCGTACGCCGATTGGGCGTCGCGGCAGACGCCCAACACGCGGCTCGAGCTGCGTCAGCTCGACGACCCGGCCAAGCGGGTCGACCGGATTGTCGAACTGCGGCGGCAGGAGGTGAACCGCTCGCGGCGGGACCTGACCGCCGAGGACGAGCGGACGCTCCGCGCGGCCGTCGCCGAGGTGGCGGAGCGGCCGGAGCTGCGGCAACTCCTCAAGGACCTCCAACGGTCACGCGACCAGCGACTCGACGACTGGGAGAAGCGCGCCGGCAACGACTCCCCTGTCGGCTGGATCCGGAAGTGGAGCGAACGCTTCGATCAGGTCATGGCCTCGCAGCCTTCGCTGCTGGTGGCTTTGGTCCCCCAGGTAGCGTTCAACCCAGGGCGCGGCAGCAACCGCCCCTGGCCTGGCATCCCCCAAGAGCACCGCGCCGAGGCCCGCCGGGTGTGGGAGATTATTGACGGGGAGCTCACCGCGGGCCTGAGCGAGCCGGTGCAAGAGGGCTTGGCGGACGACTCGCCCGAACGCCGCGCCGGCAAGATCCGGCAGTGGCTGCTCGAGCTCGCGACCGCGGAGATTAACCCCGGCAGCATGGAGGACTTCTTCGCCAGCGAGTCGCTGACCGACAACGAGCGGATGGAGCTGTTGGCGTTGCCACGCGATCAGATGGACGAGCGGCTCCGCCGGTTGTACGTCGAGCGTGAGCTGGGCGGGGTCGATCCGCGGACGCTTGAGGACATGGCCCGGATGCTGGGTGACCGGATGCTGGGCGACCGGATGGACCGCGGCGGTCCTCCCCGTGATGGCCCTCCCCGTGATGGCCCTCAACGTGATGGTCCGCAACGCAATGATCCTCAACGCTATGGCATGCGGAACGGCGGTCCCCGACCTGACGAGGCAAACGGCAGGCCGCCACGCGGCGATCGCTAG
- a CDS encoding RNA polymerase sigma factor: protein MSISDSTIQRYTHSDPDVRLMLRVRDDDAAAFEELVQRYQNRLVSLMVHLTSRRDMAEDLAQDVFLRVYRARKRYVPGSKFSTWLFTIANNVASNALRTLSRRKEVNVTAAPDESSFNPIAASATAASALMPTRQLDKSEMQEAVLAAIETLNERQRLAVLLAKFEHLSYEEIGQIMEMTPQAIKSLLARARGKLREALTPYMDHGQKVDS from the coding sequence TTGTCGATCAGCGACAGCACGATCCAGCGCTACACGCACTCCGACCCGGACGTGCGTTTGATGCTGCGCGTGCGCGACGACGACGCGGCCGCGTTTGAGGAGTTGGTGCAGCGGTACCAAAACCGACTGGTGTCGCTGATGGTGCACCTGACCAGCCGACGGGACATGGCCGAGGACCTGGCCCAGGACGTGTTCCTGCGGGTCTACCGGGCCCGCAAGCGGTACGTGCCGGGCTCGAAGTTTTCCACCTGGTTGTTCACGATCGCCAACAATGTCGCCTCGAACGCGCTGCGGACGCTGTCCCGCCGCAAGGAGGTCAATGTCACGGCGGCGCCGGACGAGAGCAGCTTCAACCCGATCGCGGCCTCGGCCACGGCGGCCAGCGCCCTGATGCCGACCCGGCAGCTCGACAAGTCCGAGATGCAAGAGGCGGTGCTGGCCGCCATCGAGACCCTCAACGAGCGGCAACGCCTGGCCGTGCTGCTCGCCAAGTTCGAACACCTGAGCTACGAGGAGATCGGCCAGATCATGGAGATGACGCCGCAGGCGATCAAGTCGCTGCTCGCGCGGGCGCGGGGCAAACTCCGCGAGGCGCTCACCCCGTACATGGACCACGGACAGAAAGTCGATAGTTAG
- a CDS encoding Na/Pi cotransporter family protein, with amino-acid sequence MNVASLIQLISELVGGLGIFLLGMKHMSEGMQAVAGASLRRMISTVTGNRFFAILVGVIVTCVVQSSSITTVMVVGFVNSGVMSLAQAVGVIMGANIGTTITGWILVLKIGKYGLPILGVAAFGYLFSRSDRWRYWAMAIMGIGMVFFGLELMKDACAIIKETPEFETWFRAFRADSYLGVLKCAMIGCVLTTLVQSSSATLAITVSLATQGVISYQTAAALVLGENIGTTITALLASLGATTNARRAAYFHVLFNLVGVFWITLVFFPYIRLVQWVVRLVLRLVFGVDVGSDVGEAVLVDGQATYPHTTAVIAATHSIFNIANVLLFLPFVPMLVRMLERVIPSKDFKEKPHLTDLDVRMLDTPNLAIEQSRNELERMGDGCEKMMGWLMELREQDEPDKNLANRLRRREKVLDSIQDEISEFITKLLSGSAPHSVADEACRQLRMADEFESISDYLVDLDKFDRKLRRDSFRFTPAHREGLNAINRELHEHLTAINAALKVANSNIYVEAAPVAKRIRTHIKQFRREHLEDVTIGGVPPLVNVALLASLNAYSRVLDHAQNIAEAIAGES; translated from the coding sequence TTGAACGTTGCTTCTCTCATTCAGCTTATCAGCGAACTCGTTGGCGGACTCGGGATATTCCTGCTCGGCATGAAACACATGTCCGAGGGGATGCAGGCGGTTGCCGGCGCCAGCCTGCGTCGGATGATCAGCACGGTCACTGGCAATCGGTTCTTCGCGATCCTCGTCGGCGTCATCGTGACCTGCGTCGTGCAGTCGAGTTCGATCACCACGGTCATGGTAGTCGGCTTCGTCAACAGCGGCGTGATGAGCCTGGCCCAGGCGGTCGGCGTCATTATGGGCGCCAACATCGGCACCACCATCACCGGCTGGATCCTGGTGCTGAAGATCGGCAAGTACGGCCTGCCGATCCTTGGCGTGGCGGCGTTTGGCTACCTCTTCTCCCGCAGCGACCGCTGGCGGTACTGGGCCATGGCGATCATGGGCATCGGCATGGTGTTCTTCGGCCTGGAGCTCATGAAGGACGCCTGCGCCATCATCAAGGAAACCCCCGAGTTCGAGACCTGGTTCCGCGCCTTCCGCGCAGACAGCTACCTCGGCGTGCTCAAGTGCGCTATGATCGGCTGCGTCCTCACGACCCTGGTGCAGTCCTCCTCCGCCACGCTCGCCATCACGGTCTCGCTCGCCACCCAGGGTGTCATCTCGTACCAGACCGCCGCCGCGCTGGTGCTGGGCGAGAACATCGGCACCACCATCACGGCGCTCTTGGCGTCGCTCGGCGCGACAACCAACGCTCGGCGGGCCGCCTACTTCCACGTGCTGTTCAACTTGGTTGGCGTGTTCTGGATCACGCTAGTGTTCTTTCCCTACATCCGGCTGGTGCAGTGGGTCGTCCGCCTAGTCCTCCGCTTGGTCTTTGGGGTGGACGTCGGCTCGGACGTTGGCGAGGCGGTGCTGGTGGACGGCCAGGCGACCTACCCGCACACCACGGCCGTCATTGCCGCGACGCACAGCATCTTCAACATCGCCAACGTGCTGCTGTTCCTGCCGTTCGTGCCGATGCTGGTGCGGATGCTCGAGCGGGTGATCCCCTCCAAGGACTTCAAGGAGAAGCCGCACCTCACCGACCTCGACGTGCGGATGCTCGACACGCCGAACCTCGCCATCGAGCAGTCACGCAACGAGCTCGAGCGGATGGGCGACGGCTGCGAGAAGATGATGGGCTGGCTGATGGAGCTCCGCGAGCAGGACGAGCCCGACAAGAACCTCGCCAACCGGCTCCGACGCCGCGAGAAGGTGCTCGATTCGATCCAGGACGAGATCTCCGAGTTCATCACCAAGCTGCTCTCGGGCAGCGCCCCGCACAGCGTCGCGGACGAGGCGTGCCGGCAGCTCCGCATGGCCGACGAGTTCGAGTCGATCAGCGACTACCTGGTCGACCTCGACAAGTTCGACCGCAAGCTCCGCCGCGACAGCTTCCGCTTCACGCCCGCCCACCGCGAGGGCCTGAACGCCATCAACCGGGAGCTGCACGAGCACCTCACGGCCATCAACGCGGCCTTGAAGGTCGCCAACAGCAACATCTACGTCGAGGCAGCGCCCGTCGCCAAGCGGATCCGCACGCACATCAAGCAGTTCCGCCGCGAGCACCTCGAGGACGTCACGATCGGCGGCGTGCCGCCGCTGGTCAACGTGGCGCTGCTGGCGTCGCTCAACGCCTACTCCCGCGTGCTCGACCACGCGCAGAACATCGCCGAGGCGATCGCGGGGGAGAGCTAG
- a CDS encoding sugar phosphate isomerase/epimerase family protein, with amino-acid sequence MFVCASTECFPDLSSKEALSRLVDLEYTVVELAIHEQDGWLKPSEVLADLERAINLCRATHRMTVAALSINIDAEGPAYYEQFSACCKLAKAIKVVTMVVPSAELGAPFNEEVERLRKLSAMASLEGAVVSLKTQVDRMSQDVDTALMFCNNVPGLKLTLDPSCMIYGPNQNRGYDKLIDHVQHVHLRDTSKNELQVRVGQGEVDYGKLVSQLGAAKYNRALSVNMTPMEDVDHEGEMRKIRLLLDSLL; translated from the coding sequence GTGTTTGTTTGTGCTTCGACAGAGTGTTTCCCCGACCTCAGCTCAAAAGAGGCGCTGTCGCGGCTCGTCGACCTGGAATACACGGTGGTGGAACTGGCCATCCACGAGCAGGACGGCTGGCTGAAGCCCTCGGAGGTGCTAGCGGACCTGGAGCGGGCGATCAACCTGTGCCGGGCGACGCACCGCATGACGGTGGCCGCGCTGTCGATCAACATCGACGCCGAAGGCCCCGCCTACTACGAGCAGTTCAGCGCGTGCTGCAAGCTGGCCAAGGCGATCAAGGTCGTGACGATGGTGGTGCCGTCGGCCGAGCTGGGCGCCCCGTTCAACGAGGAGGTCGAGCGGCTGCGGAAGCTGTCGGCGATGGCCTCGCTCGAGGGCGCGGTGGTTTCGCTCAAGACGCAGGTCGACCGCATGAGCCAGGACGTCGACACCGCGCTGATGTTCTGCAACAACGTGCCGGGCCTCAAACTGACGCTCGACCCGAGCTGCATGATCTACGGCCCGAACCAGAACCGCGGCTACGACAAGCTGATCGACCACGTGCAGCACGTGCACCTGCGCGACACCAGCAAGAACGAGCTGCAGGTCCGGGTCGGCCAGGGCGAGGTCGACTACGGCAAGCTGGTCAGCCAGCTGGGCGCCGCCAAGTACAACCGCGCGTTGTCGGTCAACATGACCCCGATGGAAGACGTCGACCACGAGGGCGAGATGCGGAAGATCCGGCTGCTGCTGGATAGTTTGCTGTAG
- the mutY gene encoding A/G-specific adenine glycosylase, with protein MPVTDDAPTIAAPRKRAVRRRLKGWFAAHARDLPWRENRDPYRVWLSEIMLQQTQVETVKPYFARFLAAFPTVHDLAAAPEQQVLRLWEGLGYYRRARGLHAAAKVLVSEHNGQFPRDLAALQNLPGVGRYTAGAIASIAFDLPAPILEANTIRLFTRLTAYRGDPTSTPGQKYLWRVAEALVPPEGASQFNQAVMELGALVCTPKAPKCDACPLAKQCEANLQDAVELLQPTTKKLKFVDVNEAAVVVYKGEQVLVRQCGPGERWSGLWDFPRFAVESEGPLFAQDELTKKVAEQTGVEVRGASHLKTLKHGVTKHRITLDCYTAKRTAGRLKSTADSPTRWIDPAELGELPLSVTGRKIAKLIG; from the coding sequence ATGCCCGTCACGGACGACGCCCCCACGATTGCAGCGCCCCGCAAGCGGGCGGTCCGCCGCCGGCTGAAGGGCTGGTTCGCCGCCCACGCCCGCGACCTGCCGTGGCGCGAGAACCGCGACCCGTACCGCGTCTGGCTCAGCGAGATCATGCTGCAGCAGACCCAGGTCGAAACGGTCAAACCGTACTTCGCCCGCTTCCTCGCGGCATTCCCCACCGTCCACGACCTGGCCGCCGCTCCGGAGCAGCAGGTGCTGCGGCTGTGGGAGGGCCTCGGCTACTACCGCCGCGCCCGCGGCCTGCACGCCGCCGCCAAGGTGCTGGTCAGTGAGCACAACGGCCAGTTCCCCCGCGACCTCGCCGCCCTCCAAAACCTGCCGGGCGTCGGCCGCTACACGGCGGGCGCGATCGCGTCGATCGCGTTCGACCTGCCCGCGCCGATCCTCGAGGCGAACACCATCCGGCTGTTCACCCGGCTCACCGCCTACCGCGGCGATCCGACCTCCACGCCGGGGCAGAAGTACCTCTGGCGGGTGGCCGAGGCGCTGGTGCCGCCGGAGGGCGCCTCGCAGTTCAACCAGGCCGTGATGGAGCTCGGCGCGTTGGTCTGCACGCCGAAGGCCCCGAAGTGTGACGCGTGCCCGCTCGCCAAGCAGTGCGAGGCCAATCTGCAGGACGCCGTGGAGCTGCTGCAGCCAACCACCAAGAAGCTGAAATTCGTCGACGTCAACGAGGCCGCCGTGGTGGTCTACAAGGGCGAGCAGGTGCTGGTCCGCCAGTGCGGCCCCGGCGAGCGGTGGAGCGGCCTGTGGGATTTTCCAAGGTTTGCGGTCGAGAGCGAAGGGCCGCTGTTCGCGCAGGACGAGCTGACCAAGAAGGTCGCTGAGCAGACCGGCGTCGAGGTCCGTGGCGCTTCGCACCTCAAGACGCTCAAGCACGGGGTCACCAAGCACCGCATCACGCTCGACTGCTACACCGCCAAGCGAACCGCTGGCCGGTTGAAGTCCACCGCCGACAGCCCCACGCGGTGGATCGACCCGGCCGAGCTAGGCGAGCTGCCGCTAAGTGTGACGGGGCGGAAGATTGCGAAGCTGATTGGGTAG
- a CDS encoding mechanosensitive ion channel family protein, whose translation MLSLLLAQAQQPPVQQPAAQTVQAGTTPPAASAVDAAAAAAAGGEKLMTPPPGLSPQTYTDLMKLNWGALDAGEWKDIAAYYLVQWGARIGLALIVFYIAWTLAGWLSMLVDRALGRLRFDVTLTKFLSRLARWLVLLLAGLMSLSYFGVETTSFAALIGAAGLAVGLAFQGTLSNFAAGAMLLLFRPFKVGDAVNVAGQLGVIDEISIFTTSMDTFDHKRIIIPNGEIFGSVIENITYHSYRRVDGDVGVSYSADIDQTRAVLEQVAAGIEGVYPGKDPAVVLQGLGASSVDWTVRVWAPTADFLALKQQLLRDIKVALDREGIEIPFPQLDVHIDQAGAA comes from the coding sequence ATGCTATCGCTGCTTCTCGCCCAAGCCCAACAGCCTCCGGTTCAGCAGCCAGCAGCGCAAACGGTGCAAGCGGGCACAACGCCACCCGCGGCCAGCGCCGTCGACGCCGCGGCGGCCGCCGCCGCTGGTGGAGAGAAGCTGATGACCCCTCCCCCGGGTCTGTCGCCCCAGACCTACACCGACCTGATGAAGCTCAACTGGGGGGCGCTCGACGCCGGCGAGTGGAAGGACATCGCGGCCTACTACCTGGTGCAGTGGGGCGCGCGGATCGGCCTGGCGCTGATCGTCTTCTACATCGCCTGGACGCTGGCCGGCTGGCTGTCGATGCTAGTGGACCGCGCGCTCGGCCGGCTGCGGTTCGACGTCACGCTGACCAAGTTCCTGTCGCGGCTCGCGCGGTGGCTGGTGCTGCTGCTGGCCGGTTTGATGAGCCTCAGCTACTTCGGCGTCGAGACCACCAGCTTCGCCGCGCTGATCGGCGCCGCGGGCCTGGCCGTGGGCCTCGCGTTCCAGGGGACGTTGTCCAACTTCGCGGCCGGCGCGATGCTGCTGTTGTTCCGCCCGTTCAAGGTCGGCGACGCGGTCAACGTGGCGGGGCAGCTCGGCGTGATCGACGAGATCTCGATCTTCACCACGTCGATGGACACGTTCGACCACAAGCGGATCATCATCCCCAACGGCGAGATCTTCGGCTCGGTGATCGAGAACATCACCTACCACTCCTACCGCCGCGTCGACGGCGATGTGGGCGTCAGCTACTCGGCCGACATCGACCAGACCCGGGCGGTGCTCGAGCAGGTCGCCGCCGGCATCGAAGGGGTCTACCCCGGCAAGGACCCGGCGGTCGTGCTGCAGGGCCTGGGCGCGTCGAGCGTCGACTGGACGGTCCGCGTGTGGGCTCCCACGGCCGACTTCCTGGCGCTCAAGCAGCAACTGCTCCGCGACATCAAGGTCGCGCTCGACCGCGAGGGGATCGAGATCCCGTTCCCGCAGCTGGATGTGCATATCGATCAGGCGGGTGCGGCGTAA